In one Methylocaldum szegediense genomic region, the following are encoded:
- a CDS encoding autotransporter assembly complex protein TamA: MFLLGCSIWLMTAWSAEQVTVRIEGPDEKLERNIRALLTIAQAENMSDAHRVHIAHERAPDEIRKALEPFGYYRPKIDAALKREGSGWLAVYRIDPGDPIKLSAVDVRLTGEGLELPEFKTLITRFPLKAGDVLDQTRYERGKDAFSETADEFGFFDARFTRAEIEVYLRDYRAEIHLHFDTGPRYRFGEVSFSETPLEPSLLERFVNFRPGEPFRAATLVRFQKSLLDSSYFSKADVVPHPEQAKAREVPISVKLAMQPKNRYQAGVGYGTDTGPRATLGYRNRYLNRHGHSVYVDLRLSLIQTRLDALYAIPLRRPDKDELGFAAQIGTQDTLAGTAEISRIGVRHSTGRWWLREILSLDLQRERFNVGEGPQTSVLLLPSVTYTWLSTENVMNPERGARVDLIGTGAWKDLLSDVSFFSLRLNAKGIYSLGERNRVIARTQLGYIGTDRFRELPLTQRFYAGGDKSVRGYRLNEISARNADGDRIGGRYLTIGSLEYERTLFGPWGVAVFYDVGRAANRLDEPFSHGVGLGARWRSPVGPVRLDFAVPLSKAEDSFQVHLILGPDL, from the coding sequence ATGTTTTTGTTGGGCTGTTCGATTTGGCTGATGACTGCGTGGAGTGCCGAGCAGGTTACGGTCAGAATCGAGGGGCCAGACGAGAAATTAGAAAGGAATATCCGCGCACTGTTGACCATTGCCCAAGCGGAGAACATGAGCGACGCTCACAGGGTTCACATTGCTCACGAGCGCGCGCCGGACGAAATTCGAAAAGCCTTGGAGCCGTTCGGCTACTACCGCCCGAAAATCGATGCGGCGCTGAAACGCGAAGGATCGGGCTGGCTTGCTGTCTATCGAATCGACCCTGGCGATCCGATCAAGCTGAGCGCAGTGGATGTGCGTTTGACCGGTGAAGGTCTCGAACTGCCCGAGTTCAAGACCTTGATCACGCGTTTTCCGCTCAAAGCGGGCGATGTGCTCGATCAGACCCGTTATGAAAGGGGAAAGGATGCATTCTCGGAAACGGCCGACGAGTTCGGGTTTTTTGACGCCCGGTTTACCCGTGCCGAGATTGAGGTGTATCTCCGGGATTATCGAGCCGAGATCCATCTGCATTTCGATACCGGTCCGCGCTACCGCTTCGGCGAAGTATCGTTCTCAGAAACGCCGCTCGAGCCGTCTCTACTCGAACGATTCGTAAATTTCCGGCCGGGCGAGCCATTTCGTGCCGCAACCCTGGTGAGGTTTCAGAAAAGCCTGCTCGACAGCAGTTATTTCTCCAAGGCCGATGTCGTTCCTCATCCCGAACAAGCCAAAGCAAGAGAAGTTCCGATTTCAGTGAAGTTGGCGATGCAACCGAAAAACCGGTATCAGGCAGGTGTGGGATACGGCACCGACACCGGGCCGCGTGCAACCTTGGGCTATCGCAATCGGTACTTGAACCGCCATGGCCACAGTGTCTACGTCGATCTGCGGTTATCGCTGATCCAGACCAGACTGGACGCGCTATACGCCATTCCCTTGAGGCGGCCGGATAAAGACGAGCTGGGCTTCGCTGCGCAAATCGGCACCCAGGATACCTTGGCCGGAACGGCCGAAATCTCTCGAATCGGCGTCAGGCATTCTACCGGACGCTGGTGGTTGCGGGAAATATTGTCGCTGGATTTACAGCGCGAGCGCTTCAATGTGGGGGAGGGGCCTCAGACCTCGGTTTTGCTGCTTCCAAGCGTCACGTACACCTGGTTGAGCACGGAAAACGTGATGAATCCGGAACGCGGGGCGCGTGTGGATCTGATCGGGACCGGAGCCTGGAAAGACCTGCTGTCGGATGTTTCGTTCTTCAGTCTGCGGCTCAATGCCAAGGGCATCTATAGCCTTGGGGAGCGCAACCGGGTGATCGCGCGCACCCAACTCGGCTACATCGGCACAGACCGATTCCGCGAACTGCCGCTGACCCAACGCTTTTACGCCGGCGGAGACAAATCGGTGCGCGGTTACCGACTGAACGAGATCAGCGCTAGGAACGCGGATGGGGACCGTATCGGCGGGCGCTATCTGACCATCGGCAGCCTCGAATACGAGCGAACGCTGTTCGGCCCTTGGGGGGTGGCTGTGTTCTACGATGTGGGACGGGCCGCCAACCGTTTAGACGAGCCGTTCAGTCACGGCGTCGGCCTCGGCGCGCGCTGGCGCTCGCCCGTAGGGCCGGTTCGGCTCGATTTCGCCGTGCCGCTGTCCAAAGCGGAAGACTCGTTTCAGGTCCATCTGATTCTTGGGCCCGATCTATGA
- the lysM gene encoding peptidoglycan-binding protein LysM, with translation MGLFDFARDIGHRLFTEEGHAARKIEEHINQNNPGIKNLKVDFRDSVAYLSGEAESAEAVQKAALMAGNIKGVEAVKVEGVKLPAGVSSPETVETFGETQYYVIQPGDTLSKIAQRFYKDANKYSKIFEANREVIKDPDLIFPGQKIRIPIEH, from the coding sequence ATGGGACTTTTCGATTTTGCTAGGGACATTGGACATCGGCTTTTCACCGAAGAAGGCCACGCCGCTCGAAAAATAGAAGAGCACATCAACCAAAACAATCCCGGTATCAAGAACCTAAAAGTGGATTTCCGGGATTCCGTCGCCTATCTCTCAGGCGAGGCCGAATCAGCGGAGGCCGTGCAGAAAGCAGCCCTAATGGCCGGCAACATCAAAGGCGTTGAAGCTGTGAAAGTCGAAGGTGTCAAGCTGCCGGCCGGAGTATCGAGTCCCGAGACTGTGGAGACATTCGGCGAGACGCAGTATTACGTCATTCAGCCCGGTGATACGCTGTCGAAAATCGCACAGCGGTTCTACAAGGATGCCAATAAATACTCAAAGATCTTCGAAGCAAACCGGGAGGTCATCAAGGATCCCGACTTGATATTTCCGGGGCAGAAGATACGGATTCCAATCGAGCACTGA
- the istA gene encoding IS21 family transposase, with protein MLTQEQSVEIKVLARQGHGIKAIARELGVSRNTVRKYLRSESALPRYRLRAPRPCKLDPFKAYLQQRIEAARPHWIPATVLLRELRERGYAGGISQLKAYLAPFKRRPEEPVVRFETPPGRQMQADFTTIRRGRDPLKAFVATLGFSRATFVRFSDREDSAAWLTGLREALHYFGGVPEEVLFDNAGAIITERDAYGEGRHRWHPALYALAGAYGFRPKVCRPYRAQTKGKVERFNGYLKASFITPLAATLKSAGLTLDVETANAQIGPWLDQVAHQRVHGTTGVQPAVRLAEERLALRPLPVQAPQGLPAPQRHVGRVLPHDSLQHPLSVYDQLLEVTA; from the coding sequence ATGTTGACTCAGGAGCAGTCAGTGGAGATCAAAGTATTGGCCCGACAGGGCCATGGCATCAAAGCCATCGCGCGGGAGCTGGGCGTCTCGCGCAACACGGTACGCAAGTACCTGCGCAGCGAAAGCGCGTTGCCCCGGTACCGGCTGCGGGCGCCCCGCCCCTGCAAGTTGGATCCCTTCAAAGCCTATCTGCAGCAACGCATCGAGGCGGCACGTCCGCATTGGATTCCGGCCACGGTGCTGCTGCGAGAGCTTCGTGAACGGGGCTATGCAGGCGGCATCAGCCAGCTCAAGGCGTATCTCGCCCCCTTCAAACGGCGACCGGAAGAACCGGTGGTCCGCTTTGAAACCCCACCGGGCCGCCAGATGCAGGCCGATTTCACGACGATCCGGCGGGGGCGCGATCCGCTCAAAGCCTTCGTGGCCACGCTGGGGTTCAGTCGCGCCACGTTCGTGCGCTTTTCCGACCGCGAGGACAGCGCGGCCTGGTTGACGGGGCTGCGCGAGGCCCTCCACTACTTCGGCGGGGTGCCCGAAGAGGTGCTGTTCGACAATGCCGGCGCCATCATCACCGAACGGGACGCCTACGGTGAAGGCCGGCACCGCTGGCACCCGGCCCTGTACGCGCTGGCCGGGGCGTATGGCTTCCGGCCCAAGGTCTGCCGGCCGTACCGGGCCCAAACCAAGGGCAAGGTGGAGCGCTTCAACGGATACCTGAAAGCCAGCTTCATCACGCCACTGGCGGCCACGCTCAAGAGCGCCGGCTTGACACTCGATGTCGAGACCGCCAATGCCCAGATCGGCCCCTGGCTCGATCAGGTGGCGCATCAACGGGTGCACGGCACCACCGGCGTACAGCCCGCGGTGCGATTGGCCGAAGAGCGCCTCGCCCTGCGGCCGTTGCCGGTTCAGGCACCCCAAGGCTTGCCGGCACCCCAGCGGCACGTTGGCCGCGTCTTGCCCCATGACAGCCTGCAACATCCCCTGTCGGTGTACGACCAGTTGCTGGAGGTGACGGCATGA
- the istB gene encoding IS21-like element helper ATPase IstB, with translation MNLQHARITELSQSLKLERIGSDWPHLAQQAADREESFADFLEKLLIAEAKARAERTRQTLLKMATLPVVKTLEQYDFAFSLGAPRAQLQELAGLSFIERTENIVLLGPSGVGKTHLAIALAYRAVMAGLKTRFVTAADLMLQLTAAHRQERLKEYFNRVVMAPRLLVIDEIGYLPLGRDEANLFFNVVAKRYERGSLILTSNLPFTQWAGTFADDQTLTAAMLDRLLHHAHIVQITGDSYRLKDKRKAGTTPPQTAAVE, from the coding sequence ATGAATCTGCAGCACGCCCGGATTACCGAACTCAGCCAAAGCCTGAAGCTCGAGCGGATCGGGTCGGACTGGCCCCACCTGGCCCAGCAGGCCGCCGATCGCGAGGAGAGCTTTGCCGACTTCCTCGAGAAACTGCTCATCGCCGAGGCCAAGGCCCGCGCCGAACGCACCCGGCAGACCTTGCTCAAGATGGCCACCTTGCCGGTCGTGAAGACTTTGGAGCAGTACGACTTTGCTTTCTCCTTGGGAGCGCCCCGGGCCCAGCTCCAGGAACTGGCGGGTTTGAGCTTTATCGAGCGCACCGAGAACATCGTCCTGCTCGGCCCCAGCGGGGTTGGTAAAACCCATCTGGCGATCGCCTTGGCCTACCGCGCGGTGATGGCCGGCCTCAAGACACGCTTCGTCACCGCCGCCGATCTGATGTTGCAACTCACCGCCGCACACCGCCAGGAGCGTCTCAAGGAGTACTTCAACCGGGTCGTGATGGCGCCCAGGCTGTTGGTCATCGATGAGATCGGCTATCTGCCGCTCGGACGTGACGAAGCGAATCTCTTCTTCAACGTCGTCGCCAAGCGCTACGAGCGCGGCAGCCTGATTCTCACCAGCAACCTGCCGTTCACCCAGTGGGCGGGCACCTTTGCCGATGATCAGACCCTGACGGCCGCGATGCTGGATCGGCTCCTGCATCACGCCCACATCGTGCAAATCACCGGCGACAGTTACCGATTGAAGGACAAGCGCAAGGCAGGAACAACCCCGCCGCAGACAGCGGCCGTCGAATAA
- the rimI gene encoding ribosomal protein S18-alanine N-acetyltransferase — MFDLFDLFERIRKFIGYDAETEFYYRHFPSLVKNAELIIRPMRRSDLKVVAAIEQSAYEFPWEPSTFRDCYSVGYCCWVGEKAGQVVSYGIASVGAGESHVLNLCVSPENQGRGYGRLMLEKLMAVAKEHKAETIFLEVRPSNTAAIKLYHRLGFNEIGTRKGYYPARNGREDALVMARML, encoded by the coding sequence ATGTTCGATTTGTTCGACTTGTTCGAGCGCATCAGGAAATTCATCGGTTATGATGCCGAAACCGAGTTTTATTACCGACACTTTCCCAGTCTCGTGAAAAATGCCGAGTTGATCATCCGCCCAATGCGGCGGTCCGACCTCAAAGTGGTGGCCGCCATCGAGCAAAGCGCTTATGAATTTCCCTGGGAGCCCAGCACCTTTCGCGACTGTTACTCGGTAGGGTATTGCTGCTGGGTCGGCGAAAAGGCCGGGCAGGTCGTGAGCTACGGCATCGCGTCGGTTGGGGCGGGCGAATCGCACGTGCTCAATCTCTGCGTGTCGCCAGAGAATCAGGGGCGGGGTTACGGGAGACTCATGCTGGAAAAACTCATGGCGGTCGCCAAGGAGCACAAAGCCGAAACGATCTTCCTAGAAGTGCGTCCGTCCAACACGGCGGCCATCAAGCTTTATCATCGGCTGGGATTCAACGAGATCGGTACCCGAAAAGGCTATTATCCCGCTCGAAACGGAAGGGAAGACGCCCTGGTGATGGCTCGCATGCTGTAA
- a CDS encoding uracil-DNA glycosylase, which yields MPCDKRRLSYLDAMGIRVWVPRRQTAFDQVEATDHSDAVVVDDPGPELSEADTATADTGVSCPSLDWEELEARVAGCTACPLHQGRTQTVFGVGNRAADWMVIGEAPGEQEDLQGEPFVGRAGQLLNEMIWAIGLQREAVYIANVIKCRPPGNRDPAPEETAACEHFLKQQVALIKPKIILAVGRIAAQNLLKTGTPIGKLRGRVHYYDQIPLVVTYHPAYLLRSQTEKRRAWEDLKLAMRAFRQQNR from the coding sequence ATGCCTTGCGACAAACGACGGCTGAGTTATCTCGACGCAATGGGCATCCGGGTTTGGGTTCCGAGGCGGCAGACTGCGTTCGATCAAGTTGAAGCGACAGACCACTCGGACGCGGTAGTGGTGGATGATCCAGGCCCAGAACTCAGCGAAGCGGACACGGCTACGGCCGACACGGGTGTTTCGTGTCCCTCCCTAGACTGGGAAGAATTGGAAGCTCGTGTGGCAGGATGTACCGCCTGCCCTTTGCATCAGGGCCGTACCCAAACCGTTTTCGGCGTCGGAAATCGCGCAGCCGATTGGATGGTCATCGGGGAGGCGCCGGGAGAGCAGGAAGATCTGCAGGGCGAGCCGTTCGTGGGTCGAGCGGGCCAACTGCTCAACGAAATGATTTGGGCCATCGGTCTTCAGCGGGAGGCGGTTTATATCGCCAACGTGATCAAGTGTCGCCCTCCCGGGAACCGCGATCCGGCCCCCGAGGAAACGGCGGCCTGCGAACATTTTTTGAAACAACAGGTCGCGTTGATAAAACCCAAGATCATTCTGGCCGTAGGTCGTATCGCCGCTCAGAATCTATTAAAAACTGGGACGCCTATCGGTAAACTGCGCGGTCGAGTGCATTACTATGACCAGATTCCGCTGGTTGTGACTTACCACCCCGCTTATCTGCTGCGTTCGCAAACGGAAAAGCGCCGGGCGTGGGAAGATCTCAAACTAGCCATGCGGGCTTTTCGACAACAAAATAGATAA
- a CDS encoding 2-isopropylmalate synthase, translating to MSDKLIIFDTTLRDGEQSPGASMTRDEKVRIAKALERLRVDVIEAGFPAASPGDFESVRAVARAIKESIVCGLARALDKDIDSAGEALGEANRARIHTFIATSPIHMQRKLRMEPDQVIEYAVRAVKRARQYTDDVEFSPEDAGRSEEDFLCRILEAVIEAGATTVNIPDTVGYSVPEQFGATIRRLRERIPNSDKAIFSVHCHNDLGLAVANSLSAVLNGARQVECTINGLGERAGNAALEEIVMAVKTRRDVFPCRVDIDTREIVACSKLVSNITGFPVQPNKAIVGANAFAHESGIHQDGVLKSRETYEIMRAEDVGWTANRMVLGKHSGRNAFRTRMQELGIEFGSEEELNEAFQRFKELADKKHDIFDEDLQALITEAGVEAEDERVKLVALKVCSETGEVPCARVTLKLENQEVSGTAQGSGAVDASFKAIESLVHTGSTLLLYSVNNITTGTDAQGEVTVRLEKGGRIVNGQGADTDIVIASAKAYVNAVNKLLAPQQRMHPQVAGDV from the coding sequence ATGAGCGACAAACTTATCATTTTCGACACGACCTTGCGGGACGGCGAGCAAAGTCCCGGCGCGTCCATGACGCGGGACGAGAAAGTGCGGATTGCCAAGGCTCTTGAACGTTTGCGGGTAGATGTCATCGAGGCTGGTTTTCCCGCGGCGAGTCCGGGAGATTTCGAATCGGTGCGAGCTGTGGCTCGGGCGATCAAGGAAAGCATCGTATGTGGTTTGGCCAGGGCTCTGGACAAAGACATCGACAGTGCGGGAGAGGCGCTCGGAGAGGCCAATCGGGCACGTATCCATACCTTTATCGCCACCTCGCCGATTCATATGCAAAGAAAGCTGCGCATGGAGCCGGACCAGGTGATCGAGTACGCGGTAAGGGCCGTGAAGCGGGCGAGACAGTACACGGATGACGTCGAATTTTCGCCGGAAGACGCGGGCCGCTCGGAAGAAGATTTTCTGTGCCGGATACTCGAAGCCGTGATCGAGGCGGGCGCGACGACCGTGAACATCCCGGATACGGTCGGATACAGCGTGCCGGAGCAATTCGGCGCCACGATCCGCCGCCTGAGAGAGCGTATTCCCAATTCCGACAAGGCGATATTTTCCGTACATTGTCACAACGATTTGGGGTTGGCGGTCGCCAATTCCTTGTCCGCCGTGTTGAACGGCGCCCGCCAGGTCGAATGCACCATCAACGGCCTGGGCGAGCGGGCCGGCAATGCGGCGCTGGAAGAGATCGTGATGGCGGTCAAGACCCGTAGGGATGTGTTCCCCTGCCGGGTCGACATCGACACCCGCGAGATCGTGGCGTGCTCCAAACTGGTCTCGAATATCACCGGTTTTCCGGTGCAGCCCAATAAGGCCATCGTCGGCGCCAATGCGTTCGCGCACGAGTCCGGCATTCATCAAGACGGCGTCCTGAAAAGCCGCGAGACCTACGAAATCATGAGGGCGGAAGATGTCGGCTGGACCGCCAACCGAATGGTGCTCGGCAAACATTCCGGACGCAACGCGTTCCGCACGCGCATGCAGGAGCTGGGGATCGAATTCGGGTCCGAGGAGGAATTGAACGAGGCGTTCCAGCGATTCAAGGAGCTGGCCGATAAGAAACACGACATTTTCGATGAAGACCTACAGGCCTTGATTACAGAAGCAGGTGTCGAGGCGGAGGACGAGCGGGTTAAGCTGGTCGCGTTGAAAGTGTGTTCGGAAACCGGCGAAGTACCCTGCGCGCGCGTGACGCTCAAGCTCGAAAATCAGGAGGTGAGCGGTACGGCTCAGGGCAGCGGCGCCGTCGACGCGAGCTTCAAGGCCATCGAGTCTTTGGTCCATACCGGTTCCACCTTGCTGTTGTATTCGGTCAACAACATCACGACCGGCACCGATGCACAGGGCGAGGTGACGGTTCGCCTGGAAAAAGGCGGGCGCATTGTCAATGGACAGGGAGCGGATACCGATATCGTGATCGCTTCGGCCAAGGCGTACGTTAATGCCGTCAATAAGCTGCTGGCGCCACAGCAACGCATGCACCCGCAGGTAGCGGGAGATGTGTGA
- the pssA gene encoding CDP-diacylglycerol--serine O-phosphatidyltransferase, which produces MEEQIPPARRRRGIYLLPNLFTTAALFAGFYAITAAFNGHFEVAAVAIFVAMILDGLDGRVARLTNTQSAFGAEYDSMADMISFGAAPALVAYIWSLTLLGKIGWVAAFVHAAGAALRLARFNTQISTADKRYFQGLPSPSAAAILAGFIWFSETYGLSGESMRYVSLGLALMTGLLMVSNFRYYSFKDVDLRGRVPFVWAILVMLVFAFIFTNPPLMLFVIFTTYAISGPVLTLLWLRKMRSERRT; this is translated from the coding sequence ATGGAAGAACAAATCCCTCCAGCAAGGCGGCGGCGCGGCATTTATCTCTTACCCAACCTGTTCACGACGGCGGCACTTTTCGCGGGTTTCTACGCCATTACGGCCGCGTTCAACGGCCACTTCGAAGTAGCTGCCGTGGCTATCTTCGTCGCCATGATCCTGGATGGACTTGATGGACGGGTGGCGCGCTTGACCAACACGCAGAGCGCCTTTGGGGCTGAATACGACAGCATGGCAGACATGATTTCGTTCGGCGCCGCGCCTGCCTTGGTCGCCTACATCTGGTCGCTGACGCTGCTAGGCAAGATCGGATGGGTCGCCGCGTTCGTTCACGCCGCCGGCGCGGCGCTTCGTCTCGCCCGTTTCAATACCCAGATCTCGACTGCGGACAAGCGTTATTTTCAGGGTCTACCCAGTCCGTCCGCCGCCGCTATCCTGGCCGGATTTATCTGGTTCAGCGAAACCTACGGCCTGAGCGGCGAATCCATGCGCTATGTTTCGCTCGGATTGGCCTTAATGACTGGGCTCCTGATGGTCAGCAACTTCCGTTACTACAGCTTCAAAGACGTGGATCTTCGTGGACGGGTGCCGTTCGTGTGGGCCATTCTGGTGATGCTGGTCTTCGCCTTCATCTTCACCAATCCGCCCTTGATGCTGTTCGTCATCTTTACGACTTACGCGATTTCGGGGCCGGTGCTGACTTTGCTCTGGCTGCGGAAAATGCGGAGCGAGCGCCGAACCTGA
- the ilvC gene encoding ketol-acid reductoisomerase has product MQVYYDKDADLSIIRSKKVAIIGYGSQGHAHANNLKDSGVSVIVALRPGSASAVKAENAGLTVMSVEDATKQADVVMVLAPDEHQAKLYSEQIEPNIKQGAALAFAHGFNIHFEQIQPRADLDVIMIAPKGPGHLVRSTYTQGAGVPTLIAVYQNASGLAKEIALSYAAANGGGRAGIIETTFREETETDLFGEQAVLCGGATALVQAGFETLVEAGYAPEMAYFECLHELKLIVDLMYEGGIANMRYSISNTAEYGDLTRGPRIITEETKKEMKKILGEIQRGEFAREFILENQAGCPTLKAKRRLGREHLIEQVGAKLRDMMPWIKANKIVDKSKN; this is encoded by the coding sequence ATGCAGGTTTATTACGATAAAGATGCCGACCTTTCGATTATCAGGAGCAAGAAGGTCGCCATTATCGGCTACGGCTCGCAGGGCCACGCTCATGCCAACAATCTGAAAGATTCGGGTGTTTCGGTCATCGTTGCTTTGCGTCCCGGTTCGGCGTCGGCCGTGAAGGCCGAGAACGCCGGATTGACCGTCATGTCGGTGGAAGACGCGACGAAACAAGCGGACGTCGTCATGGTGCTGGCTCCGGACGAACATCAGGCTAAGCTGTATTCCGAGCAGATCGAGCCGAATATCAAGCAAGGCGCGGCATTGGCATTCGCCCATGGGTTCAACATCCACTTCGAGCAGATCCAACCGCGCGCCGACTTGGACGTAATCATGATCGCGCCTAAAGGCCCCGGCCATTTGGTGCGCTCGACCTACACCCAGGGCGCCGGCGTACCAACGCTGATCGCGGTTTATCAGAACGCTTCGGGACTCGCTAAGGAAATCGCCCTATCCTATGCTGCGGCCAACGGCGGCGGACGTGCCGGCATCATCGAGACCACCTTCCGCGAAGAAACCGAGACCGACCTGTTCGGTGAGCAGGCCGTGCTTTGCGGTGGCGCAACCGCGCTCGTGCAGGCAGGGTTCGAAACTCTGGTGGAAGCGGGCTACGCGCCGGAAATGGCCTATTTCGAGTGCTTGCACGAGCTTAAGCTGATCGTCGATCTCATGTATGAAGGCGGCATCGCCAATATGCGCTATTCGATTTCCAATACCGCCGAATACGGCGATCTCACCCGCGGTCCACGCATCATCACCGAGGAAACGAAGAAGGAAATGAAGAAGATCCTTGGCGAGATTCAGCGCGGCGAGTTTGCCCGCGAGTTCATACTCGAGAATCAGGCCGGCTGCCCGACGTTGAAGGCCAAGCGGCGCCTCGGGCGCGAACACCTGATCGAACAGGTTGGCGCCAAGCTGCGCGACATGATGCCCTGGATCAAAGCCAACAAAATCGTCGACAAGAGCAAGAACTAA
- the ilvN gene encoding acetolactate synthase small subunit, producing MRHIISILMENESGALSRVAGLFSARGYNIESLTVAPTEDPTLSRMTLVTSGSDEIIEQITKQLNKLIDVVKVIDISESSHIERELMMVKVRAVDRAREEIIRLTDIFRGKIIDVTPVSYVIEVTGEKSKLDAFLQTLDRESIIEVVRSGTTGILRGDRGLHV from the coding sequence ATGCGTCATATCATTTCGATCCTGATGGAGAACGAATCCGGGGCCTTGTCGCGAGTGGCGGGGCTTTTCTCCGCGCGCGGATACAACATCGAGTCGTTGACCGTCGCGCCCACGGAGGATCCCACCTTGTCGCGGATGACGCTGGTTACGTCGGGCAGCGATGAAATCATCGAGCAGATCACCAAGCAGCTCAACAAGCTGATCGACGTGGTCAAGGTCATCGATATTTCCGAATCCTCCCACATCGAGCGTGAATTGATGATGGTCAAAGTGCGCGCCGTCGATCGGGCGCGGGAAGAAATCATACGCCTGACCGATATCTTTCGCGGAAAAATCATCGATGTCACGCCTGTAAGCTATGTCATCGAGGTCACCGGCGAAAAGTCCAAGCTGGACGCGTTTCTGCAGACGCTAGATCGGGAGTCCATCATTGAGGTCGTTCGCTCCGGCACCACGGGCATTCTGCGTGGCGACCGCGGGCTTCATGTCTAG